One window of Microcoleus vaginatus PCC 9802 genomic DNA carries:
- a CDS encoding glycosyl hydrolase family 57 gives MPAIAQSPNLPILQEINSGLPNICGSEAEISAAANSNEPVFLPTTNLRLENIQAGFACALHMHQPTIPAGANGELISNLQNMFEHPNQGDNHNAGVFAWCYSRMGEFIPQLIAEGCNPRIMLDYSGNLLWGLRQMGRDDIFDNLKRITCDPQYQPHVEWLGTMWSHAVIPSTPIPDIKLQIQAWQHHFAAIFGIDALKRVKGFSPPEMHFPNHPDTLYEYIKALKECGYRWLMVQEHSVENPDGSGLSQDQKYIPNRLVARNSHGETISITALIKTQGSDTKLVGQMQPYYEAKGRNKQQIGNITIPSLVTQIADGENGGVMMNEFPSAFVKAWHENREQGGGKSGVVGLNGTEYLEIIEAAGVNPEDYPICQGINQHKMWHLVDPDSATPEKVESAIAQLKQTDHNFHMDGASWTNDLSWVKGYENVLEPMNLLSAAFHRKYDPLVQQDASVTKQLEYQQALLYNLLLQTSCFRYWGQGTWTDYARELYNRGAALMK, from the coding sequence ATGCCTGCGATCGCACAATCTCCCAATTTACCGATTTTACAAGAAATCAACTCAGGATTGCCCAATATTTGCGGCTCGGAAGCAGAAATCAGTGCCGCAGCCAATAGCAACGAGCCTGTCTTTCTACCTACCACAAATCTGCGCCTGGAAAACATTCAAGCCGGATTCGCCTGCGCCCTCCATATGCACCAACCGACAATTCCTGCAGGTGCAAACGGCGAACTGATCAGCAATCTCCAGAATATGTTTGAACATCCCAACCAAGGAGATAACCACAATGCCGGAGTGTTTGCTTGGTGCTATTCTCGCATGGGGGAATTCATCCCACAACTGATTGCCGAAGGCTGCAACCCGCGAATTATGCTCGACTATTCGGGCAATTTATTGTGGGGATTGCGCCAAATGGGACGCGACGATATCTTTGATAATCTCAAGCGGATTACCTGCGATCCTCAATATCAACCCCACGTAGAATGGCTGGGGACAATGTGGAGTCACGCCGTCATTCCCTCAACTCCCATTCCCGACATTAAACTCCAAATTCAAGCATGGCAACATCATTTTGCGGCAATTTTTGGCATTGATGCCCTGAAGCGCGTTAAAGGTTTTTCGCCCCCGGAAATGCACTTTCCAAATCACCCAGATACACTTTACGAATACATCAAAGCTTTGAAAGAATGCGGCTATCGCTGGCTGATGGTGCAGGAACATTCAGTAGAAAATCCCGACGGTTCGGGATTGTCGCAAGACCAAAAATATATTCCCAACCGTTTAGTCGCCCGCAACTCTCACGGCGAAACAATCAGCATCACGGCTTTGATTAAAACCCAAGGTTCGGATACGAAATTGGTCGGTCAAATGCAGCCTTATTACGAAGCGAAAGGACGCAATAAACAGCAAATTGGCAATATTACAATTCCTTCTTTAGTCACTCAGATTGCCGACGGCGAAAATGGCGGCGTGATGATGAATGAATTTCCCAGCGCCTTTGTCAAAGCTTGGCACGAAAACCGCGAACAAGGCGGGGGAAAATCCGGCGTTGTTGGTTTAAACGGCACTGAATATTTGGAGATAATTGAAGCGGCGGGCGTTAATCCTGAAGATTATCCGATTTGTCAGGGGATTAACCAGCACAAAATGTGGCACCTAGTCGATCCTGATAGTGCGACACCGGAAAAAGTGGAAAGTGCGATCGCCCAACTCAAGCAAACCGACCATAATTTTCACATGGATGGTGCTTCTTGGACTAACGATTTGAGTTGGGTAAAAGGCTACGAAAACGTGTTAGAACCGATGAATCTACTCAGCGCTGCATTTCACAGAAAATACGACCCCCTGGTGCAGCAAGATGCTTCAGTTACCAAGCAGTTGGAATACCAGCAAGCTTTGCTTTACAACTTGCTGCTACAAACAAGCTGTTTCCGCTATTGGGGACAGGGAACTTGGACTGATTATGCGCGGGAACTTTACAACCGCGGCGCTGCTTTAATGAAGTAG
- a CDS encoding DNA-3-methyladenine glycosylase, producing MSANTQIVESFWLARPSTSVAPDLLGCTLVRQFPDGETIRGIIVETEAYGPGDPACHAYRQRTPRNEVMFGPAGMSYVYLIYGMYHCFNVVTDAEGVASAVLVRALQVDAVPQQFAGIPEKKRSRLAAGPGKLCKVLDIDRTLSGFPLGAGQPLRLEHRSENFQQAVEEGTINFVQTTRIGISQGIDLPWRWYVGNSTAVSQL from the coding sequence GTGAGTGCAAATACTCAGATTGTAGAATCTTTTTGGCTGGCGCGGCCATCTACCAGCGTAGCGCCAGATTTGCTGGGCTGTACTCTGGTGCGGCAGTTTCCGGACGGCGAGACGATTCGGGGAATTATTGTCGAAACCGAAGCTTACGGCCCAGGAGACCCCGCTTGTCATGCTTACCGACAGCGAACTCCTCGCAATGAGGTGATGTTCGGGCCTGCGGGTATGAGCTACGTTTACTTAATCTACGGGATGTATCACTGTTTTAACGTGGTGACGGATGCAGAGGGAGTTGCTAGTGCTGTGCTGGTTCGAGCTTTGCAGGTAGATGCAGTTCCCCAACAATTCGCTGGAATTCCCGAGAAGAAGCGATCGCGCCTCGCCGCCGGGCCTGGGAAACTGTGTAAGGTGCTGGATATCGATCGAACTTTAAGCGGTTTTCCCTTGGGTGCAGGCCAACCGCTGCGGTTGGAACACCGGAGCGAGAACTTTCAGCAAGCTGTGGAGGAGGGTACAATAAATTTTGTCCAAACTACGCGGATCGGGATTTCTCAAGGAATTGATTTGCCTTGGCGGTGGTATGTAGGGAACTCTACTGCTGTGTCACAACTCTAG
- a CDS encoding TIGR04168 family protein: protein MNKAKSIKIAVVGDVHDSWEPEDGEALKHLGVDLVLFVGDFGNESVEVVRAIAQLDIPKAAVFGNHDAWYTATEWGRSQCPYDRAQENWVQQQLDLMGEAHVGYRKRDFPELGVTVVGSRPFTWGGSEWKYADFYSEWFGVESFEESARRIAGAAALADCENVIFLGHTGPTGLGEAPEDPCGRDWKPLGGDWGDPDFAEAIDRTRTTGKHIPLVTFGHMHHKLRHTKHELRKSVEVSAEGTVYLNAASVPRIVEKDGSKLRNFSIVLLENGAVSEVSLVWLGADFAVALEQILYRGAESAAICS, encoded by the coding sequence ATGAATAAAGCTAAATCTATCAAAATTGCGGTGGTGGGGGACGTTCACGATAGCTGGGAACCTGAAGACGGCGAGGCCCTGAAGCATCTGGGCGTTGATTTGGTGCTGTTTGTGGGGGATTTTGGCAATGAGTCGGTGGAGGTGGTGCGGGCGATCGCCCAATTGGACATTCCGAAAGCAGCGGTGTTTGGGAACCACGACGCTTGGTACACCGCGACAGAGTGGGGCCGCAGTCAGTGTCCTTACGATCGCGCTCAAGAAAATTGGGTACAACAGCAGTTAGATTTAATGGGAGAAGCTCACGTCGGTTACCGGAAGCGTGATTTTCCAGAATTGGGCGTAACAGTCGTGGGAAGCCGCCCGTTTACTTGGGGGGGATCGGAGTGGAAGTACGCGGATTTTTACTCGGAGTGGTTTGGGGTAGAAAGTTTTGAGGAGTCGGCGCGGCGCATAGCAGGGGCTGCGGCTCTGGCGGACTGCGAAAATGTGATTTTTTTGGGTCACACGGGCCCGACGGGGTTGGGAGAGGCTCCTGAAGACCCCTGCGGGCGAGATTGGAAGCCGCTGGGAGGGGATTGGGGCGACCCAGATTTTGCCGAGGCGATCGATCGAACTCGTACCACAGGAAAGCACATACCGCTGGTAACTTTTGGTCATATGCACCACAAACTGCGGCACACGAAGCACGAGTTGCGGAAGTCGGTGGAGGTGAGTGCGGAGGGTACAGTTTATTTGAATGCCGCCAGCGTACCGCGAATTGTGGAGAAAGACGGCTCGAAACTGCGGAATTTCTCGATCGTCCTGCTGGAAAATGGAGCAGTGTCGGAAGTGTCTCTGGTTTGGCTGGGGGCAGATTTCGCGGTGGCCTTAGAACAAATTCTTTATCGGGGCGCTGAATCTGCGGCTATTTGTAGTTAG
- a CDS encoding photosystem I reaction center subunit VIII, producing MTGSYAASFLPWIMIPLITWLMPVVVMGLLFIYIESDA from the coding sequence ATGACAGGTTCCTACGCTGCTTCTTTCTTGCCTTGGATCATGATTCCGCTAATCACCTGGCTGATGCCGGTTGTGGTAATGGGTTTGTTGTTTATCTACATTGAAAGCGACGCCTGA
- a CDS encoding photosystem I reaction center protein subunit XI, which produces MPDPRDAELIKPFNGDPFTGHLATPISASDFTKAYLGNLPIYRKGLSPLVRGLEIGLAHGYFLIGPQIVFGPLRDYGEAANLGGLYTALVLVLLGTIGLSLYGLVSFKQDNTSYPSANPMTPDALRNSEGWSQYTAGFFIGGMGGVFLAYFLLENFNGLDAIFRGLVNN; this is translated from the coding sequence ATGCCCGATCCCAGAGATGCAGAGCTTATTAAACCCTTTAACGGCGACCCCTTCACGGGTCATCTAGCCACCCCCATCAGTGCTTCTGATTTCACAAAAGCATACCTTGGGAACTTGCCCATCTACCGCAAAGGACTCTCGCCCCTAGTTCGAGGTCTAGAAATCGGTTTGGCACACGGTTATTTCCTCATCGGCCCCCAAATCGTCTTCGGACCCCTGCGGGATTATGGAGAAGCAGCTAATCTCGGCGGATTATATACAGCCCTCGTCTTAGTTCTGCTTGGCACAATAGGTCTGTCTCTTTACGGTTTAGTCTCTTTCAAACAAGACAACACCAGCTACCCTAGCGCTAATCCCATGACCCCCGATGCCCTCAGAAATTCTGAAGGGTGGAGCCAGTATACCGCTGGTTTCTTCATTGGCGGGATGGGCGGCGTCTTTCTTGCCTACTTCTTACTCGAAAACTTTAATGGCCTCGATGCCATTTTCCGGGGTTTAGTCAATAATTAG
- a CDS encoding glycosyltransferase, giving the protein MSPENPNLTISIILPVLNEAPTIARVISTALEAKNVEIIVADGGSSDGTADIAKSLGVRVISTAPGRATQMNAGAAAATGDILLFLHGDTLLPRGYDDSARQVLANPSAVAGAFELKIDACRLSLRLVETGVNWRSNFLEMPYGDQAIFLHAVTFEKIGGFPDLPLMEDFEFVRRLKKQGRIEIVPQPVQTSARRWQQLGVIKTTAINQIVIIAYFLGVSPDRLAFWYKRQKKNSSKN; this is encoded by the coding sequence ATGTCGCCAGAAAATCCCAATCTCACAATTTCCATTATCCTTCCAGTCTTAAACGAAGCACCTACAATTGCCCGAGTCATCTCCACCGCCCTTGAGGCCAAAAATGTCGAAATAATTGTCGCCGACGGCGGCAGCAGCGACGGTACAGCAGATATAGCAAAATCTTTGGGCGTGCGAGTTATCTCCACCGCCCCAGGCCGCGCCACCCAAATGAATGCAGGTGCTGCGGCAGCTACTGGAGATATACTGCTGTTTCTCCACGGAGACACTCTTTTGCCTCGCGGGTACGACGATAGCGCGCGTCAGGTACTAGCTAACCCGTCTGCTGTAGCAGGTGCCTTTGAACTCAAGATTGACGCCTGCAGGCTCAGCCTCCGGCTGGTAGAAACAGGGGTAAACTGGCGATCGAACTTTTTGGAAATGCCCTACGGCGACCAAGCTATTTTCCTCCACGCAGTTACCTTTGAGAAAATCGGCGGTTTTCCCGACTTGCCCCTCATGGAAGACTTTGAATTCGTGCGCCGATTGAAAAAACAAGGCCGCATTGAAATAGTACCCCAGCCAGTGCAGACCTCCGCCCGTCGCTGGCAGCAGCTTGGGGTCATCAAAACCACCGCCATTAATCAAATAGTAATCATCGCTTATTTCCTAGGAGTGTCGCCCGATCGACTCGCTTTCTGGTATAAGAGGCAAAAGAAAAATTCTTCCAAAAACTAA
- a CDS encoding glycosyltransferase: protein MSEKLIVFTRYPEPGTTKTRLIPVLGKTGAANLHRLMAQRTIACALSLEKSRRLSVEIHRAGGSEQLMQDWLGTDIICQNQIDGDLGARMTAAFEKSFNSGAEKTAIIGTDCPDLKAEIMAQAFEKLSQHDLVLGPAQDGGYYLIGLRRSIPELFAGIHWGTSEVFACTRAIAQKLDLNIAYLPTLADIDLPEDLLGLDINILKELKSI from the coding sequence ATGTCCGAAAAACTGATTGTTTTCACCCGCTATCCCGAACCGGGAACAACCAAAACTCGACTTATTCCGGTGCTGGGGAAAACAGGCGCTGCCAACCTTCACCGCTTGATGGCCCAACGGACGATCGCCTGCGCTCTCTCTCTCGAAAAATCCCGCCGATTATCGGTAGAAATTCACCGAGCCGGCGGCAGCGAACAACTGATGCAAGACTGGTTGGGAACTGATATTATTTGTCAAAATCAAATAGACGGCGATTTGGGCGCAAGAATGACAGCAGCGTTTGAAAAATCTTTTAATTCAGGGGCGGAAAAAACTGCAATAATCGGTACAGATTGTCCTGATTTGAAGGCAGAAATCATGGCACAAGCTTTTGAGAAACTGAGCCAACATGATTTAGTTTTGGGCCCCGCCCAAGACGGAGGTTATTATCTGATAGGGTTGCGGCGATCGATACCGGAATTGTTCGCTGGCATTCACTGGGGAACCAGTGAAGTATTTGCTTGTACGCGGGCGATCGCGCAAAAGCTAGACCTCAATATTGCTTATCTTCCCACTCTTGCAGATATCGATCTACCAGAAGACCTCCTCGGTTTAGATATTAATATATTGAAAGAACTAAAGTCTATTTAA
- the nadA gene encoding quinolinate synthase NadA, with protein sequence MFTTAPAPNFTQTRLPNDLFAAINALKQELNAVILAHYYQDSEIQDIADFIGDSLELARKAANTSADVIVFAGVHFMAETAKILNPDKLVLLPDLNAGCSLADSCPPEAFAAFKADRPGHLVISYINCTAAIKAMSDIICTSSNAVKIVNQIPKNQPIIFGPDRNLGRYVMEQTGRNMEIWQGACIVHENFSEKKIVQLKIENPEAEIIAHPECEPPVLRHANYIGSTTALLKYSQASSSQAFIVATEPGIIHQMQKQAPHKRFIPAPSTNNNCACNECPHMRLNTLEKLYLSLKNQTPEITMPLDIQLAALQPIQRMLEMS encoded by the coding sequence GTGTTTACCACCGCACCTGCTCCGAACTTCACTCAAACCCGACTGCCCAACGACTTGTTTGCAGCCATTAACGCCCTCAAACAAGAGTTGAACGCCGTCATTCTCGCTCACTATTACCAAGACTCCGAGATTCAAGACATCGCAGACTTCATTGGCGACTCCCTAGAACTTGCCCGCAAAGCCGCCAACACCAGCGCCGATGTCATAGTTTTTGCCGGAGTTCATTTCATGGCGGAAACCGCAAAAATTCTCAATCCCGACAAATTAGTATTGTTGCCAGACTTAAATGCTGGGTGTTCCCTCGCCGACAGTTGCCCTCCCGAAGCCTTTGCAGCTTTCAAAGCCGATCGACCAGGACATTTAGTAATTTCCTACATTAATTGTACCGCCGCAATTAAGGCAATGAGCGATATAATTTGCACCAGTTCTAACGCTGTTAAAATTGTCAACCAAATTCCGAAAAATCAGCCGATAATTTTTGGGCCAGATCGCAATCTCGGCCGCTACGTCATGGAGCAAACCGGTAGAAACATGGAGATTTGGCAAGGAGCCTGCATCGTCCACGAAAACTTCTCAGAAAAAAAGATAGTTCAACTCAAAATCGAAAATCCCGAAGCCGAAATAATTGCCCACCCAGAATGCGAACCTCCTGTGCTGCGCCACGCTAATTACATCGGCTCCACCACCGCTTTGCTCAAATATTCTCAAGCCTCTTCCAGCCAAGCTTTTATTGTCGCGACTGAACCGGGAATCATTCACCAAATGCAAAAGCAAGCTCCGCACAAACGCTTCATCCCCGCTCCTTCAACCAATAATAACTGTGCTTGCAACGAATGCCCGCACATGAGATTAAATACCTTGGAAAAATTGTATCTCTCCCTAAAAAATCAAACCCCCGAAATTACCATGCCCCTAGATATTCAACTAGCAGCCTTGCAGCCGATCCAGCGAATGCTAGAAATGAGCTAA
- a CDS encoding translation initiation factor: MVDGFLRKLKDAIVGPDGEQVDPDGYYEDASNPGQYGNVTPASQDPYGDPAEYGEYGNVTPASEDPYGDPAEYGEYGNLTPASQDPYGDPADDAGTDYAQFGNVTPASEDPYGDPADYVADAGMFGNVIPASEDPYGDPADEEGFS; the protein is encoded by the coding sequence ATGGTAGACGGATTTTTGCGGAAGTTAAAAGATGCGATCGTCGGACCAGACGGCGAGCAAGTCGATCCTGACGGCTATTACGAAGATGCCTCAAATCCCGGACAGTACGGCAACGTGACTCCAGCCAGCCAAGACCCCTACGGCGACCCGGCTGAGTACGGAGAGTACGGCAACGTGACTCCGGCAAGCGAAGACCCCTACGGCGACCCGGCTGAGTACGGAGAGTACGGCAACCTGACCCCGGCCAGCCAAGACCCCTACGGCGACCCCGCAGACGACGCCGGTACCGACTACGCACAGTTCGGCAACGTGACTCCCGCCAGCGAAGACCCCTACGGCGACCCGGCAGACTACGTAGCGGATGCTGGAATGTTCGGCAATGTGATCCCCGCGAGCGAAGACCCCTACGGCGACCCGGCGGATGAAGAAGGCTTTAGTTAA